Proteins encoded by one window of Rhea pennata isolate bPtePen1 chromosome 11, bPtePen1.pri, whole genome shotgun sequence:
- the LOC134145482 gene encoding uncharacterized protein LOC134145482, giving the protein MPEAASQTKLPNLETSPGASPRDRAHAVSAVDDIQQDISREQQLNLNLNLSAQIAATEVLERVSKKLKQPVKNFRADSRENFQFVYGATVALDSGKRWEEEQQKPSHLPLISPQLPKWGACAQAKGIEEPVHSMPVVRPRSSGSGQGKSRPRRNRGTKTTRPSSWQLSSHSCFPLVDGSIASGEIQAGLAFKEQDECLPTCPAALRLSQAPTRVDFAKVFRETCHEQKSRKLPAPKAVSTQEAKAQPLDMAPYSCDLVFHSGDLQLPEVQAPLTVMPVLTTKDTPFAKILAEHSSKTPEEADTGRARFAQGILGDPDTAVRAERQGPSLPATALEDTVQQLVTAAWSHAKDASRGPSRQLAQPKADKTTEQHHAAVAQGLVAHTDGPVAPASGVPEQTIKPGETTSPTAPQGPDPHAHGCKRAAGRAGGRALPGMGRGPWHKRWPQARHGARGQALTIIPCIEGRPLRIHPDVTSEYLSVLSIKTEPIEELNSSCLVRTGQSLAQLRKLHLWRKKGDQESEDKEEEGEGKRFTLTVSGRLNVKPKEVFCRNSFPNLWKPELTRVELLKDVTTKQDFMERLVVHSVKEPIMRKKRDPRTLKDMALDMVEEDDDDEEEINEDILKVEDSLICEKHQDIMMSKQQENKNAWGLKKNASTCTIWMRPSFLSKVASTRFPKIPYRSYRMLLSTPAPAVGVARERRADESSSSSFASKDNSGTFTFLNSRASRQLPSILRMVLRAVCRALSCSCDHSWQ; this is encoded by the exons ATGCCAGAAGCTGCAAGTCAAACCAAGCTGCCCAATCTGGAAACATCCCCTGGAGCTTCTCCCAGAGACAGGGCACATGCTGTGAGTGCAGTAGATGACATCCAGCAAGATATCTCCCGGGAGCAACAGCTTAATTTGAACTTGAACCTCTCTGCCCAAATTGCAGCAACAGAAGTTCTGGAGAGAGTATCCAAGAAACTAAAACAGCCTGTGAAGAACTTCAGAGCTGACTCAAGAGAAAACTTCCAATTTGTTTATGGTGCTACAGTGGCTCTGGACTCAGGAAAAAGATGGGAAGAGGAACAGCAAAAGCCATCTCACCTTCCTCTGATTTCCCCTCAGCTTCCCAAGTGGGGTGCTTGTGCCCAAGCCAAGGGAATTGAAGAGCCTGTCCACTCCATGCCTGTGGTCAGGCCTAGGTCTTCAGGATCAGGACAGGGAAAATCTAGGCCACGGCGAAATCGTGGCACCAAGACTACTCGTCCAAGCAGCTGGCAGCTTTCAAGCCACTCCTGCTTTCCCCTGGTAGATGGGAGCATTGCTAGTGGAGAGATCCAAGCCGGACTAGCCTTCAAGGAGCAGGATGAGTGCTTGCCAACTTGCCCAGCAGCATTGAGGCTGTCACAGGCCCCCACCAGGGTTGATTTTGCCAAAGTTTTCAGAGAAACATGCCATGAACAAAAGAGCAGGAAGCTTCCAGCTCCCAAAGCCGTCTCTACCCAGGAGGCCAAGGCACAACCCCTGGACATGGCACCATACAGCTGTGACCTGGTGTTCCACAGCGGAGACCTGCAACTTCCTGAGGTGCAAGCGCCCCTCACCGTTATGCCTGTCCTCACCACCAAAGATACTCCTTTTGCTAAGATCCTGGCAGAACACAGCTCTAAGACCCCTGAAGAAGCCGACACTGGAAGAGCCAGGTTTGCTCAGGGCATCCTCGGTGACCCAGACACGGCAGTGAGGGCTGAGCGCCAGGGTCCTTCCTTGCCTGCTACAGCTCTGGAGGACACAGTCCAGCAGCTCGTGACTGCAGCCTGGAGCCATGCCAAGGATGCAAGCCGAGGACCCAGCCGGCAGCTGGCACAGCCCAAAGCAGACAAAACCACAGAGCAGCATCATGCGGCTGTGGCACAGGGGCTGGTGGCCCACACAGATGGCCCAGTGGCGCCAGCCAGCGGAGTCCCAGAGCAGACCATAAAGCCCGGTGAAACTACATCCCCCACGGCTCCCCAAGGGCCTGACCCACATGCTCACGGTTGCAAGAGGGCTGCCGGCAGGGCCGGTGGGCGAGCTCTCCCTGGCATGGGCCGTGGGCCGTGGCACAAGAGATGGCCGCAGGCAAGGCACGGCGCACGAGGGCAGGCTTTGACCATCATCCCCTGCATTGAAGGCAGGCCACTGAGGATCCATCCAGATGTCACGTCAGAGTATCTCTCAGTGCTTTCTATAAAAACAGAGCCTATTGAGGAGCTCAACAGCAGCTGCCTGGTCCGCACTGGGCAGAGCTTGGCCCAGCTCCGAAAACTCCATCTctggaggaagaagggagacCAGGAGAGTGAGGATAAGGAAGAGGAGGGTGAGGGGAAACGCTTCACCCTGACAGTGTCAGGACGACTCAATGTCAAACCCAAGGAG GTCTTCTGCAGGAACTCCTTCCCTAACCTATGGAAACCTGAGCTTACACGAGTGGAGCTCCTCAAGGATGTGACGACCAAGCAGGACTTCATGGAGCGCCTGGTAGTCCACAGTGTCAAGGAGCCCAtcatgagaaagaagagagaccCGAGAACACTAAAAGACATGGCATTGGACATGGTagaggaagatgatgatgatgaggAGGAGATtaatgaagacattttaaaagtggAGGACTCGCTGATTTGTGAGAAGCACCAGGACATCATGATGagcaaacagcaagaaaataaaaatgcttggGGGCTCAAGAAAAATGCCTCCACCTGCACAATCTGGATGAGACCTAGCTTCCTAAGCAAAGTTGCTTCCACACGCTTCCCAAAGATACCGTACCGATCCTACAGAATGCTTCTCTCCACACCGGCACCTGCAGTAGGG GTCGCCCGTGAGCGCAGAGCAGATGAGAGTTCATCCTCATCCTTCGCATCAAAGGACAATTCAG GCACATTTACCTTCCTGAACTCCCGAGCCTCCAGGCAGCTGCCCTCAATCCTCAGGATGGTGCTTCGGGCTGTGTGCCGAGCTCTCTCCTGCAGCTGTGATCACTCGTGGCAGTGA